One stretch of Halapricum desulfuricans DNA includes these proteins:
- a CDS encoding helix-turn-helix transcriptional regulator: MPAWSRVTVAVALASVLLVAGIAPLHALSPGAAPTSESHSHAVGAQVQALPESSFEVATTYRIDVQSDGDARWTINRTFRFENASHREGFETVADRFVGGEYSGQTVDAFEGASDLAAETTGREMGIADVSRDARTGNDSGSLLLSFTWANFSHENGNRLHVDDVFQTDPRWFPDLSGRETLIIARPAGYQYYSASTNVQNQLLRWEGPHTFGASRPYAVFSPISPPSDTTTGPPNGTTSQTDGPAAFVLGAVALLGVLVVLGYAARVGKLPGRRPTVDSGSNSSAAAGVSQTGNEPNGNTDGQRAVADERGESADSEGAGDGAHAAGSTAAAITEEVTEEADKRDERSEDEIAEELLSDEERVERLLDEHGGRMKQARIVEETGWSNAKVSQLLSAMDEDGRIEKLRIGRENLISLPDEESDQ; this comes from the coding sequence ATGCCCGCGTGGTCCCGCGTTACCGTCGCCGTCGCGCTGGCAAGCGTCCTCCTCGTTGCCGGCATCGCGCCCCTGCATGCCCTCTCTCCCGGGGCGGCGCCTACTAGCGAGTCTCACTCACACGCCGTCGGCGCGCAGGTACAGGCGCTCCCGGAGTCGTCGTTCGAGGTCGCGACCACGTATCGAATCGATGTCCAGTCAGACGGCGACGCCCGGTGGACGATCAACCGGACCTTCCGCTTTGAGAACGCCTCACATCGCGAGGGCTTCGAGACGGTCGCAGACCGGTTCGTCGGCGGGGAGTATTCCGGGCAGACTGTCGACGCGTTCGAGGGTGCGAGCGACCTCGCCGCCGAAACGACCGGTCGGGAAATGGGAATTGCGGACGTGAGCCGCGACGCGCGAACCGGGAACGATAGCGGTTCGCTCCTGCTGTCGTTTACCTGGGCGAACTTCAGCCACGAGAACGGGAACCGTCTCCACGTCGACGACGTCTTTCAGACCGATCCGCGCTGGTTTCCCGACCTCTCTGGACGCGAGACGTTGATCATCGCTCGGCCGGCCGGGTACCAGTACTACAGCGCCAGCACGAACGTCCAGAATCAGTTGCTCCGCTGGGAGGGGCCCCACACCTTCGGAGCGAGCCGCCCATACGCCGTCTTCAGCCCGATTTCTCCTCCCTCCGACACGACGACCGGACCCCCGAACGGGACGACGTCTCAAACGGACGGTCCGGCCGCGTTCGTCCTCGGTGCCGTCGCGTTGCTCGGCGTACTCGTCGTGCTCGGGTACGCGGCTCGCGTCGGGAAACTCCCCGGACGGCGACCGACGGTCGACTCCGGATCGAACTCGTCGGCGGCCGCCGGTGTGTCACAGACTGGCAACGAGCCGAATGGCAATACCGACGGGCAGAGAGCGGTTGCCGACGAACGCGGCGAGAGCGCCGACAGCGAAGGCGCGGGTGACGGTGCACACGCGGCCGGAAGCACTGCAGCGGCGATAACGGAGGAAGTGACCGAAGAGGCCGACAAGCGCGACGAACGGAGCGAAGACGAGATTGCCGAGGAACTGTTGAGCGACGAGGAGCGCGTCGAGCGCTTGCTCGACGAGCACGGCGGACGGATGAAACAGGCCCGCATCGTCGAGGAGACCGGCTGGTCGAACGCCAAGGTCTCACAGCTGCTCTCGGCGATGGACGAAGACGGCCGCATCGAGAAGCTCCGGATCGGTCGCGAGAACCTCATTTCGCTCCCCGACGAGGAGTCTGATCAGTAG